A stretch of Capsicum annuum cultivar UCD-10X-F1 unplaced genomic scaffold, UCD10Xv1.1 ctg4536, whole genome shotgun sequence DNA encodes these proteins:
- the LOC107857599 gene encoding protein BREAST CANCER SUSCEPTIBILITY 2 homolog B (The sequence of the model RefSeq protein was modified relative to this genomic sequence to represent the inferred CDS: added 35 bases not found in genome assembly), whose translation MEAKEMQSFDERRSSIVEGVVSESQKEKKDAYIGSDYESKEGARILRILERAAEPELLMAEMTSEQLNLFSSYQAKLESLRQSDLQKSLEKALQAAGLAERDVTPFMRVRVVGLTSRSTPMKCCPKEGLITIWNPTEKQQCELAEGQAFTVKGLTPISSDSSTLYLQAKGSTAKWVPLSPEAIEHFEAFFCPRQSISLSKLGEVPMSREFDIAVVVVFVGQLYKEAHQMKQWVFVTDGSTVMLNSNDESETLVAISFTAPCVGTDSFAPINSNLVGSTVCFCNLIKRARDNINNLWVAEATENSTYYLNYDNSHCSHLKDAGASAERWAKISGLRLEKLRGRVLSIIS comes from the exons ACGCAGTAGCATTGTGGAGGGAGTAGTCTCAgaatctcaaaaagaaaagaaagatgccTACATAGGAAGCGACTACGAAAGTAAAGAAGGGGCAAGGATTTTGAGGATACTTGAGAGAGCTGCAGAACCAGAACTTCTGATGGCGGAGATGACTTCAGAGCAGTTGAATTTATTTTCATCCTATCAAGCAAAGTTGGAG TCATTGCGGCAGTCGGACCTGCAGAAATCTCTTGAAAAAGCTCTGCAAGCTGCTGGACTTGCTGAAAGAGACGTCACTCCGTTTATGCGAGTTAGAGTTGTTGGATTGACTAGCCGAAGTACACCAATGAAGTGCTGTCCAAAGGAAGGCTTAATTACAATATGGAATCCTACTGAGAAACAG CAATGTGAGCTTGCAGAGGGTCAAGCTTTTACTGTAAAAGGGCTTACACCGATAAGCTCGGACTCTAGCACCCTTTACTTGCAAGCGAAAGGGTCCACAGCCAAATGGGTGCCTTTGTCTCCTGAGGCAATCGAGCATTTTGA GGCCTTTTTCTGTCCTCGCCAATCAATTTCATTGAGTAAATTGGGTGAAGTTCCTATGTCCAG GGAATTTGACATTGCTGTGGTGGTTGTTTTTGTGGGGCAGCTGTATAAAGAAGCTCATCAAATGAAACAGTGGGTATTTGTAACTGATGGATCCACAGTTATGTTGAATTCCAACGATGAATCAGAAACCTTGGTGGCCATCAGTTTCACCGCACCATGCGTAGGAACTGATTCATTTGCACCAATAAACTCTAACCTTGTAGGATCTACG GTTTGTTTCTGTAATCTCATCAAGAGAGCAAGAGATAATATTAATAACCTCTGGGTAGCTGAAGCAACTGAAAATTCAACctattatttaaattatgataATTCACATTGTTCTCATCTAAAAGATGCTGGTGCTTCTGCTGAAAGATGGGCAAAAATATCTGGCTTG AGACTTGAAAAGCTTAGGGGAAGAGTTCTATCTATAATTAGTTGA